The DNA region TGAACGGGGCCAGGGTCGCGGTGGGGGCTGCGGCCAGCAGCTTGTCCCAGATCTCAGCCGCGTCGGCGTTCGGCGACCCGTGGTGGGCGACCTTGTAGAGGGTTGCCCGTCCCGTCGGCCGGGTCGTGGAGTCCACGACGGCCCCCCATCCGATGCTCCTGTCCGCGCGGGCCTCCAGGTCCCCGCCGAAGATGGCCATGTCCGTGCCCACCCGCACCCACACCACGACCGAGGACAGGTTGGGTGAGACCGCGCGGACACGGGGGCGGACCGGTGCTCCCTGCTCGCGGAGCAGACGCTGAAACGCATGCAGGCTCCGGGTGAAGGTCGCGTCCGAGGGCGCGAGGGCGACCACCTCGGCGTCGAGCGTCCCGTCGTCAGGTGCCCCGGTGCCCCGCCACAGCGGTCGGTCCGCTGAGGCCCATCGCGGTATGACGCCGCGGTCCTCCAGCAGCGCGAAGACCACCCCGAGCTCCCGGACGGCCCGCCGCTGGTCGCCGCTGCGGGCATCGAGGTCGACCAGCGCCAGGAACTCGTCCGAGCCCAACGCCGTGGAGCAGACGAAGTCGGCGGTCGAGCACGTCTCGACGACGGCGGAGAGCCCGGCCACGTGGTCGTCGTGCCAGTGGGTGGCGACGACGAGGCGAACATCGGTCGCGGGCTCGGCTCCGATGGCGCGCAGATGCTCCAGGGCCGGCTGACGGCCATCCTCGAGGCAGGAGTCGACGATCATCCACGTGCCGCTTCCCAGGCTGATGAGGGCGCACTCGCCGTAGCCCGGGCCGAAGAGGATGACCTCGAGGCGGTCAGCCGTCTCCGGCATCGTCAGCGATCCCCCAGGCACGCCGTCGTCGCGAGGCGCGGTCGAGGGCGGCCGCGATCTCGGCTTCGGTGAACCCGGGGCGCCGTCGGATGCGGATCGTGGATTCGCGGGTCCGGCCCGCCTCGGAGTCCTGGTACCCGATGGACCACGTGAAGACGGCTCCCGGAACCACCAGCGACCGTTCGTCCTCCGCCACATCGTCCAGATGGAGCTCGACCCACTCGTCGGGCGCGTCATCGCTGCGGGCCTGCAGGACACCGGCGAACGTCGTCTCGGTTACTTCTTCGACCGTCCCTTCCCAGCGCTGCAGCACGACTGCTCGAGGCCCCGGCACGGCTGACTCCAGCGACGCGTCGATCCCAGCGTCGTCGCCGGCAGGCTCCGCCGCTGCTTCGGAGAAGGTCGCCATGTCGGTCAGGGTGCGGGTCTGCGGCTGCAGGAACGGGGCACCGTAGCCTCGAGGAGGCTGGTTCGTCCCTGGCCGCTCGCGCAGCTCGCTCAGTGTGGGCATGGACTCCCTCGGCTTCGAAGTTGGTAGAGTACCCCGACGATCGTCGCACCCGCAGCGGAGGTGACCGTGGGCACCGCGTGGGTGGATGCGCTCATCTGGCAGGGAGCCCGAGCAGACGAGCAGACGCTCCATGGGGGCCTGGGACTGCTCCTGTCCGGCGAGATCGAGACCTACCAGCACCTGGCGGAGCAGGGAGCTCCGTGGCCGGCGCTCCACAGCACCGAGACCGTGACCGATCCTGGTCCGGCGCTGCTCCTCGCCTATGCCCACCAGATGCGGGGAGAGGTCGTCACGGCGGTCGAGCGCTACCGCTCGCTGCTGCGCGAGGTCGCCGCGCCCGACCTGGTCGCCGCGACCGCGGTCCTCGCCTCCATCGCCCTGGGGTCGCTCGACCAA from Egibacteraceae bacterium includes:
- a CDS encoding MBL fold metallo-hydrolase, with amino-acid sequence MPETADRLEVILFGPGYGECALISLGSGTWMIVDSCLEDGRQPALEHLRAIGAEPATDVRLVVATHWHDDHVAGLSAVVETCSTADFVCSTALGSDEFLALVDLDARSGDQRRAVRELGVVFALLEDRGVIPRWASADRPLWRGTGAPDDGTLDAEVVALAPSDATFTRSLHAFQRLLREQGAPVRPRVRAVSPNLSSVVVWVRVGTDMAIFGGDLEARADRSIGWGAVVDSTTRPTGRATLYKVAHHGSPNADAAEIWDKLLAAAPTATLAPFTHGRVVRPDAEDVQRICGRAGALHLTAPAEPPGRVSRPPAVQRLVDEVAVALRRLEPPLGSVRLVPATGTAPYWDAHLTGGAFTACGGGTDPS